The following nucleotide sequence is from Primulina tabacum isolate GXHZ01 chromosome 2, ASM2559414v2, whole genome shotgun sequence.
AATCTAACGCGTGTCCTTAGATTCATGATCTTTTCTTGCATTATATAAATACCGTTACACCATCGGACGGAGAatcagagagagagagagagacggAAATCTTCTCTTGTTCATTTCTTGCTGACAAAGCCCACCACCCACCATTTTCTTGAATCCAGGGCTTAGAAAAAGACAGAGAAACGGATTCTTACGCTAAAATCTGTGGCAGAATCTGCAAGAGCATGATCTATGGAGGGAGTGACTACACCGCCTGGATATTCACGAAATAGCTCACAGTCCAGTTCGTTTCTAACGCCATTGCTGATCTCCATGGTGGGCATAGTTGCCACATCTGTAGCCATAATCGTGTACCATTTATTCCTCGTCAAGTACTGCTTGCGATGGCGGCGACAAGAACCCGTCGACACGGTGGCGCGAGCCGTGCCGGTGGTCTCTGCCGGGGTGGAGAAGAAAGTCCTCGACTCCATCCCTGTTCTCGCGTTCTCCTCCGTGAAAGGCGGCGACCTTTACCTCCGGTTAGATAAAGAAGAATGCGTCGTGTGTCTAGGGGAATTGGAGGACGAAGATCTTGTCCGATTATTGCCTAACTGCAAGCACGCTTTTCATGTTCGGTGCGTCGATCAATGGTTTCTTGCCCACACGAGCTGCCCCTTGTGCAGGTCTTCGATTCTGACGCAAGACAATCCCAAAGAAATTCCGGCAGATACCGAGCCGACAAATTACAATCCTGGTGAAGAAGCTTATCACACGCCGGATAACAGGGAAACATCGCTGCCGTGTGTACGACCTTTTGGCCGTCTCCGCCACTGTATGTCGTTGGAACTTCCGCACGCGGTGGAGATGAAGTCTCCGGCACGTCCCGTCGCAGGATTGAACCGATCAATTTCAATGGACCCGTCTTTTGCTGTGATTAACATCCAAAATGAAGGAGAATTCATAGTGAATAATCCTGGGACTGCTTCATCTTCTTCGAGAAGTAAAATGAAGAGGAGTGAATCGTATAGAACGAGACCAGTGAACCAAATCGATCGTATGTCGTCAAAGTTGATGAGATCATTTTCACGGTTACGATTGGGGAAGGGGGGTCAAGTCGGGCCTATTCTTCCATACTGAATAAATTTTCATTTctcgatttatttatttttataacaaattaaataaaatttgtgatatgtataaaaattaaacacagAGAGAAgtatatttttcttgtttttggcAATCAGGAGAAAACATTGCAAGTTTTTTTGTCAATGTTTTCGgcagttttaattattattattattattattattattatcttatttCAATAGCTGAATGAGATATGGAAGTAACGTAATGTCATTAACCTTGTCATTGTATCAAAAGATTGCGtgagattatatatatatatatatatatatataattcttgAACTCCAAAAGCTTTGTTTGGTTATATGCTGAGATTTTTAGGAAAAGAAGTATAAAAATTGGATTTGGAACATCTGCTTTGTTGAAAAGACAACATTTGGTgctgtatatttttttaatgagatGATCACGTGATCATCTTGTGGACATCACACCCATAagagataaatttaaaaagtttTCAGATTAAACGAGATGATCATGTCATTAAAAAAATGCACAACACCAAAATCCTGTATTTTCAACGTAGCAGAGGATCCAAATCCCTAAAAATTACTcaagaaatatgtttttttgggaaaaatttaataaatcttatGTTTGCTTatgttttaaggaaaaaaagctaatttttattataaatctCGATTAATCACGAGATCAGATTTTTTTGATGAGAACTTgcaattattatatttaaaaattatctaagaaatatgtttttttggGGACACAATAATATACTCAATTATTTGGACTAATTAATTAACCGAAACTTTACACGAATATGAAGAAACAGTTACTAGCAATTGAAAAGTCAAGGGAAGCTCTTATGAGTATTGCAATTAGATAATAGAGCACCAACCCGACAATCGTGTCTCTAGACAATTTCCAAGTATTTTAACAAATATCTTGCATTTGAAATAAATTTAGCTTATTTTTTGAGTATTTCATACTCATTTCTCATTAATATGAATCTcacaattttaataaattttaattttaaattatgttcaTTTTTGCCGTTTGCTCATATTCTTGTTTTTAATATCCTTATCGAGTTATAATCAAGCCAAGTCGAATtctaatatataattttgatatgtaaTTTATTAACTGTGTATTGATATGACATTCACTTAATAAATATATTACAAAATTTATCAATGaacaatatttgaaaatattatatacaatcaaatttttggaaatttgaaaatatctccaaaCTTGACTTAgagattatttaaatatttatagtctttctattattattattattgagacgactctttctaaaaaatttatatgaataTAATTATGAACACACACACGTAACTATGtactataaaattaaaattaaaattaaaatgaataatGAGAAAAAGATAACTTTGGCTTAGTAGAAGCTGAAATTCTCAAGTCAAGGCCAATCGAACTCGGATAAGATCGGAGGCGGAGCCCTAAAGAATCTCTCCATTGAAGACGAGAATCGATTCTGTGTTTTAGGGTTTTGATCCTTTTTCCGATCCATTCGGAATTCATCCGTCGACTCAGGccatttcaaagtcatgtttaaaaatttttggtAATCATTTGTTTCTGAAATTAATCGGTTTCCTTTGTAAGGAAGTAATGATTTAATATTAGTTGATGCTCTGAAATTTTTCTGTTTTTTGATTTATTTGCTTGTCGCGACGAGACTTTTGCATTATTAGGCCGGGAATTGATTcatcttttattgtttttaatcgAATTGTAGGAATTCTCAGGAGCAGCAATCTCAGCCACGGCCGCAGGAGACGTCTACAAATTCAAATTCGTGGTATCCGCCTTCTGTTGTTGGTTCACCCAGCTCTTCACACCCGGC
It contains:
- the LOC142537184 gene encoding uncharacterized protein LOC142537184, with product MEGVTTPPGYSRNSSQSSSFLTPLLISMVGIVATSVAIIVYHLFLVKYCLRWRRQEPVDTVARAVPVVSAGVEKKVLDSIPVLAFSSVKGGDLYLRLDKEECVVCLGELEDEDLVRLLPNCKHAFHVRCVDQWFLAHTSCPLCRSSILTQDNPKEIPADTEPTNYNPGEEAYHTPDNRETSLPCVRPFGRLRHCMSLELPHAVEMKSPARPVAGLNRSISMDPSFAVINIQNEGEFIVNNPGTASSSSRSKMKRSESYRTRPVNQIDRMSSKLMRSFSRLRLGKGGQVGPILPY